The Verrucomicrobiota bacterium genome window below encodes:
- a CDS encoding ferritin-like domain-containing protein: MELREFAEQVLFSTSLEAKLQCPANIADERPGGAIVAPTLPARPRELHFKPQGGAREFPRLDELEHSEHRGRLLHFFANHELLATELMALVLLRFPDAPAAFRRGVLQTLKDEQQHTQWYIDRMRACGVQFGDLPVSGYFWRAISRMENPMDYVAGLSLTFEQANLDFTRQFAAGFKQVGDDESARLLDRVYHDEVAHVAYGLKWFRKWKNPHESDWEAFCRQLRFPLSPQRAKGGSHLNVEGRRAAGLDAEFIAQLNVFAQSRGRTPSVFVFNPFAEAYIAQGDAFTPVQQQQQLARDLQNLPQFLCRQDDIALVQTKPSAQFLSTLKDAGFHLPEFVELARATQLKTRKLGCLRPWAWSPDSLAMLAPLFPSVNGEQRSAEQRFNERVAALYSKAWSASFLRRFLEMLGESGRLQTRWLCSSSVVGTAARTCEEALDALAAIRAGGHHRVVIKQSLGLAGHNAIRLWEPELLDTQRRWIESAVQQPCGVVVEPWLERLADFSMQFEMTGGGLKLIGYTGLINDAKGQFRANTAAPNFAKRLPSAVTRAFAGSPQIVPEIYQMYEKLMESLEQELRAVGYEGPLGIDALVYRDAGGMSRLKPIVEINPRYTMGRIAAELMKHTAPGSHGLFRIVNTAALRRHGFTGLQEYARALLDRAPLRLEGAPVARIRSGAVCLNDPEAAQACLAIWEVGREAPRSSDAGL; encoded by the coding sequence CCCCGTGAGCTGCACTTCAAGCCGCAGGGCGGCGCGCGCGAGTTTCCGCGGCTTGACGAGCTGGAACACTCCGAACACCGCGGCCGTCTCCTGCACTTCTTTGCGAATCACGAACTGCTTGCTACCGAACTGATGGCGCTGGTGCTGCTGCGATTTCCAGATGCCCCCGCCGCCTTCCGCCGGGGGGTGCTGCAAACATTGAAGGATGAGCAGCAACACACCCAATGGTACATCGATCGGATGCGCGCGTGCGGCGTGCAATTCGGGGATCTCCCCGTGAGCGGCTATTTCTGGCGCGCCATTTCCAGGATGGAGAACCCGATGGATTACGTGGCCGGACTGAGCCTGACGTTTGAGCAGGCCAACCTCGATTTTACGCGGCAGTTCGCGGCCGGTTTCAAACAGGTAGGCGACGACGAATCCGCGCGGTTGCTGGACAGGGTTTATCACGACGAGGTCGCCCACGTGGCCTACGGGCTGAAGTGGTTTCGCAAGTGGAAGAACCCGCACGAGAGCGACTGGGAGGCGTTCTGCCGTCAGCTCAGATTCCCGTTATCTCCACAGCGGGCCAAAGGGGGATCCCACCTCAATGTTGAAGGGCGCCGCGCCGCCGGACTGGATGCCGAGTTCATCGCTCAACTGAATGTGTTTGCGCAGTCTCGTGGACGCACCCCGAGCGTGTTCGTGTTTAACCCGTTCGCCGAGGCTTACATCGCGCAGGGCGATGCGTTCACTCCCGTGCAGCAGCAGCAGCAGCTTGCGCGTGACCTGCAAAACCTGCCGCAATTCCTCTGCCGCCAGGACGACATCGCGCTGGTGCAAACGAAACCTTCCGCGCAGTTCCTCAGCACATTGAAAGACGCCGGGTTCCACCTGCCGGAGTTTGTCGAATTGGCCAGAGCCACGCAGTTGAAAACGCGCAAGCTCGGATGCCTCCGGCCTTGGGCCTGGTCTCCGGACAGCCTGGCGATGTTGGCGCCATTGTTCCCGAGCGTGAACGGCGAACAACGAAGCGCGGAGCAGCGATTCAACGAGCGAGTTGCCGCTCTGTATTCAAAAGCCTGGAGCGCGAGCTTCCTCCGGCGCTTCCTGGAGATGCTCGGTGAGAGCGGGCGACTCCAGACAAGGTGGCTGTGTTCGTCCTCGGTTGTCGGAACGGCGGCCCGGACGTGCGAAGAAGCGCTGGATGCCCTTGCGGCGATTCGCGCCGGAGGCCACCACCGCGTTGTGATCAAACAATCGCTGGGTCTGGCGGGACACAATGCGATCCGTCTTTGGGAACCGGAGCTGCTGGATACGCAGCGGCGCTGGATCGAATCCGCGGTGCAGCAACCCTGCGGCGTCGTCGTGGAGCCGTGGCTGGAGCGCCTGGCCGACTTTTCAATGCAATTCGAGATGACCGGCGGCGGATTGAAGCTGATCGGTTACACGGGCTTGATCAATGATGCCAAAGGCCAGTTTCGGGCGAACACTGCGGCGCCAAATTTCGCGAAGCGTCTGCCGTCTGCCGTTACCCGTGCTTTCGCGGGCTCTCCGCAGATCGTGCCGGAGATTTATCAGATGTATGAGAAGCTGATGGAATCGCTGGAACAGGAACTTCGCGCGGTTGGTTATGAAGGACCACTCGGAATAGACGCATTGGTCTATCGTGACGCGGGGGGCATGAGCAGACTGAAACCGATTGTGGAAATCAATCCTCGCTACACGATGGGGCGGATAGCGGCCGAACTGATGAAACACACGGCGCCGGGTAGCCATGGGCTATTTCGCATCGTAAACACGGCGGCGTTGCGCAGGCATGGGTTCACTGGTTTGCAGGAATATGCACGCGCATTGCTGGATCGCGCGCCCCTGCGCTTGGAAGGCGCGCCGGTTGCACGCATCCGAAGCGGGGCCGTGTGCTTGAACGATCCTGAAGCGGCGCAGGCGTGCCTCGCCATCTGGGAGGTCGGTAGGGAAGCGCCAAGGTCAAGCGACGCGGGGTTATGA